From the Planktothricoides raciborskii GIHE-MW2 genome, the window TTGGATTTACCTTTTCCTGACGAATATTTTGACTGTGCCACCATTGGTTATGGTTTACGCAATGTTAAAGATATTCCCCGTTGTTTAAGCGAATTGCATCGAGTGCTTAAACCCGGTGCCAAAGCCGCGATTTTGGACTTTCATCGCCCCAGTAATGCGATCGCCCGTGAGTTTCAGCACTGGTATTTAGATCATATTGTCGTACCCTTAGCCAAAGCCAACGGATTATATAATGAATATGCTTACATTTTTCCCAGTTTAGATCGATTTCCCATTGGCAAAGAGCAAGTTGAGTTAGCGCGAGCGGCTGGATTTGCTGCCGCCACTCACTATCCTATTGCCCAAGGAATAATGGGAGTATTAGTTGTGAATAAAGTTTAATCTTTAGTGCTTGGTTGTTGGTGGCCCCTCTTTGAAGGGGGGGGGTTGGGGGCTTGTTAGTGGTTGATTGTTGATTGTTGGTGGTTGATTGTTGATTGTTGAAGCAGCAGGACATGGACTTTCACCTTGTCTCTACGGAGATCACCGTCTTCTTATCTCCCCCTGCCCCCTGCCCCCTGCCCCCTACAGCCTACACCCTCTCCCCTACAGCCTACACCTGGAAAAAAACACCTCTTTGCGAATACGATTAAAGGAGATTAGATTGCGCTATGTTTCAGATTCTTGATTCTACTCTCAGAGAAGGAGAGCAAACCCCAGGAGTTTATTTTTCCCCGGAAACAAAGTTGTTAATTGCTCAATATCTAGATCGAATTGGCATCGATATTATTGAAGTCGGAAATCCTGCTGTTAGCCCGGAAATTTCTGAAGCGATCGCCTTAGTTGCCCAGGCAAAATTAAATGCGAAAATTGGCGCCCACTCTCTTTGTCGCATCGATCACGTTCAAAAAGCATTGGATTGTGGCATAGATTTTTTAGGCATCTTCTTTAGTGTCGCCAAACACCGTTTAGAGCGAGACTACCATATTACTTTTGACCAAGCCCTTGAGCAAATTGTCGAAGTAATTCGCTATGCCAAAGCCCAAAATCCCAACCTGTTGATTCGCTATACCCCTGAAGATGCAACCCGCACCGAAATCGAACAGGTGATTGAAGTAGCCACGGCGGCAGTCCAAGCTGGTGCAGATATTATTAGCATTGCCGACACAACGGGATACGCAACTCCGTTTCAACCCGATCGCAGTTACGCCTATTTTGTCAAAACTTTAAAGCAAAAACTAGCGGATCTTCAGCTATTTCCTAAAATTGCCGTTCATTGTCACAATGACCGAGGTTTAGCCCTCGCCAATGCCCTTGATGCTTACAAAGCTGGCGCCGATATTATCGATGTCAGTGTTATCGGTTTGGGAGAACGTGCGGGGATTGTTGATTTGGCAACTTTATTAGTCAACTTAGTTGAAATGGGGGAATCAAAACGGCGTTGGGAGTTTAAATATCTTCAAGAACTCTATCATCTGGTGAGTCAAGCTTCCCGGATTTCAATTCCGCCTCTTTTCCCGATTATGGGAAAAAATGCCTTCACTCACTATGCCGGGGTTCATGTCACAGCGATCGCCAAGGATCCGATGCTTTATCAAAGTCTCAACCTGGAGAGTTTGGCTCATCAAAATAAATTAGCCTTAGGAATGCAATCTGGTCGAAATTCAATTGAATTAGCTCTCAAGCAAATTGGCAAAGAGGAAATGATCGAGAATGAAAGTCTAATTAAGTCAATTCTAAAAGAGGTGAAATTTTTAGCTAAACAAGGAACTTTGATTGATATTCATAATGAATTTATCAACCTAGTTAATCGATGTGTTGCTATAGAAAATTTTGAATAATATTGGTCAGCATTCACCCTTATGGTTTGGGTTGCTAAAACCATAGAAATATTGTCTTTGAGGAGCCTCTAGGTTTGACGTTAAATGATCTCTAACCCATCAATATCCATCCTATTTAACAGATTTAAAATTAACTCCCCAGGTTCGATATTTTCACTGTTCCTGGCTTTAATCGCCTTGTCTTTTGCCGCAATCTTGATTAAACTATGCGAACAAGAAATGAGCGCGATTGGCACCGTGTTTAACCGTTTATGGATGGCATCGATCTTACTAGGAGGCTGGGATTGGATCGCTCAAATGGGCGATCGCACCCCCGAATCCGATCTGCCCGGGCTAACCCTGACTACCCAGCCCCAAACAATCCCTAATTTTCGGGAAATTGCGCTTTTATTTCTAGTGGGAATTATCGGCACGGCTTCGGTCTTATGTTGGGCTTGGTCATTAACTCAAACGAGCGTGGCAAACTCAACCCTGATGCGGAATTTATCGCCCTTATTTACTTGTATTCTCGGTGGGATATTCTTACAACAGCAGTTTGAAATTCGCCTGATCGGTGGTCTGTTTTTAGGCATATTTGGCGCATCACTGATTGGCATGAATGACATCCAAATTGGACTAGAATATCTCTGGGGAGATGGGTTGGGTCTATTAGCCGCATTGTTTTATGCCTTAAATCTGTCTATCCTAGAATATTTACGCCCCAAATTTTCAGCGGTGAAATTGTTATTTTGGCGCTGCACGATTGGC encodes:
- the ubiE gene encoding bifunctional demethylmenaquinone methyltransferase/2-methoxy-6-polyprenyl-1,4-benzoquinol methylase UbiE, whose protein sequence is MVPSASEIQQIFNRIAPVYDQFNDWLSLGQHRIWKRMTIAWSEVSPGDICLDLCCGSGDLTLLLAEEVGKTGQVFGVDFSVELLNQARQRPGKQEVITWVEGDALDLPFPDEYFDCATIGYGLRNVKDIPRCLSELHRVLKPGAKAAILDFHRPSNAIAREFQHWYLDHIVVPLAKANGLYNEYAYIFPSLDRFPIGKEQVELARAAGFAAATHYPIAQGIMGVLVVNKV
- a CDS encoding LeuA family protein, with the protein product MFQILDSTLREGEQTPGVYFSPETKLLIAQYLDRIGIDIIEVGNPAVSPEISEAIALVAQAKLNAKIGAHSLCRIDHVQKALDCGIDFLGIFFSVAKHRLERDYHITFDQALEQIVEVIRYAKAQNPNLLIRYTPEDATRTEIEQVIEVATAAVQAGADIISIADTTGYATPFQPDRSYAYFVKTLKQKLADLQLFPKIAVHCHNDRGLALANALDAYKAGADIIDVSVIGLGERAGIVDLATLLVNLVEMGESKRRWEFKYLQELYHLVSQASRISIPPLFPIMGKNAFTHYAGVHVTAIAKDPMLYQSLNLESLAHQNKLALGMQSGRNSIELALKQIGKEEMIENESLIKSILKEVKFLAKQGTLIDIHNEFINLVNRCVAIENFE
- a CDS encoding DMT family transporter, with translation MISNPSISILFNRFKINSPGSIFSLFLALIALSFAAILIKLCEQEMSAIGTVFNRLWMASILLGGWDWIAQMGDRTPESDLPGLTLTTQPQTIPNFREIALLFLVGIIGTASVLCWAWSLTQTSVANSTLMRNLSPLFTCILGGIFLQQQFEIRLIGGLFLGIFGASLIGMNDIQIGLEYLWGDGLGLLAALFYALNLSILEYLRPKFSAVKLLFWRCTIGAIALLPLIWLTQDSFFPHSWRGWATVFILASLCQCFGQCMLIHNLKYFSSTFIAIFLLLEPTLTAIFAWVIFGETLSGLNSLGFVIILSGIFLAKTSQSSHKKILIEEKTT